The nucleotide window AAATACTATGTTCTGATGAAGCTTGGGTAATTAAAATGATGTTTACTTTTTCATTTGCCAAAGTTTCAAACAGACGCTTAGAAAATCCTGGTATCCCGACCATTCCACTTCCTTGGAGCGTTAAAAGAGCAATATTATTGATGTTGCTTATTCCTTTAACCGGATCTTTAGTATAAATTGATTTACCTGGGCCAATAAAAGTACCGTCAGCTTCTGGCTCCATGGTATTTTTAATCCTTATTGGAATTTGAAGGTTCATAACTGGTTGAACCGTAGGAGGATAAAGTACTTTAGCTCCAAAATGCGAAAGCTCCATAGCCTCTTGGTAGGAGAGGCTATTTATCGGAAATGCCTGCTTTACCATCTTAGGATTTGTAGTAAACATTCCACTGACATCTGTCCATATTTCCAATTCAGGTACTTTTAGTGCCGCTGCAATAATTGCCGCCGTAAAGTCTGAGCCGCCCCGACCTAACGTAGTAAACTCACCAGATTTCGATTTTGCCACAAAACCAGGCATAATTGTAATATCAACATTCGAAGAATCGAAATAAGTCTTAATGTTGGCATATGTTTGGTCATAAATAACCGTAGCATTAGTAAAGTCGCTATTGGTAACTATTAAATCTTGTGAATTTTTTCTTTTACAATTTAATCCTCGAGATTTAATTGCTTCTGCAATAATGAAAGATGATAGTAACTCCCCAAAACTCACCAATTTGTCGGAAGTTTTTGGTGAAAGTTCATTTATAAGATAAATACCGTCTAATAAGCTTTTTAGTTCATCTAATTTATTTATTAAGTCCTCCTTAACTAATTGGTTATTAGTTGGAATAAGACCTTCTAAAATCGACAGGTGTTGTTCCTTAATGGTATCGAAAAGGAGAGCATAACCCTGATATTTGTTTTTGGCCATGTTGCCAACTTTGAGCAAATTATCAGTCACACCTCCTACTGCAGATACAACACAAATAACTGAGTCCGTTTTAGAGTAATTAGATAAAATGTTAATTACTCGGTTGATGTTTTCAACAGAACCTACAGATGTACCTCCAAATTTCAATACTTTCATAAGAGTTTTTATCTTAAAAAATAACATTTAAAAGCTTGAAACCCGTTGTTTTTCAAGCTAAACAAAGACCTCAAAAGTATTATATTTACAGTAATTATAAAATTGTCACTTTTTTTTTACGTTATTTTCAAAGAGCAAAGTTTTTCCACTAATTTCTGATAGTTTTGGGGGGTCTTAAATGCTAAATCAATAAAATAGCTAAGTCTATCTATGAAAATATTTTCCAAAGAACAGATTTATGAAGGAGATAAATTAACTGCCGAACGCCAAAACATCAGTTCGACCGATCTAATGGAAAGGGCGGGGAAGCAGATTTTTCAGTGGCTTGATATTCGGATGCAAGGTGCACAGGTACCAATCCATATATTTTGTGGAATAGGCAACAATGGTGGCGATGGTCTGGTATTAGGAAGACATCTTATAACGCATGGCTATAATGTAATTGTTTATATCGTTAATTATAGTGATAAGCGTTCTAAAGATTTTCTTATTAATTATGAACGCATAAAATCCGTATCCAAATCCTGGCCAATTGTAATTGAAAAGGAAGACCAATTTCCTCAAATTGGAAATGATGATATTATTGTTGATGCTGTTTTTGGAATAGGTTTGAACCGACCAGCTACTAATTGGGTCCAACATTTATTTCAACATTTCAGGTCATCGGGTGCCTTTACACTTTCGGTAGATATTCCGTCAGGAATGTATACAGATAAAGTACCGGATAGGCCAGGAGGTGTAGTATGGGCAAATCACACCCTCAGTTTTCAATCTCCAAAACTTGTTTTTTTCTTACCAGATACCCAACAATACACGCGTAATTGGGAGGTCTTGGATATTGGAATTGATCAAAAGTTCTTAATAGAATCTCAGCCTGAAGCTGAATTGATAGGTAAAGTTGAAGTACTTTCCTTTTATAAACCTAGGGATAAATTTTCTTTTAAAAATAATTTTGGGCATTGCATTATTATTGGCGGTAGTTATGGTAAGATTGGAGCCGTTTTATTAAGTAGTAGAGCTGTAATGGCATCAGGTGCTGGTTTGGTAAGTGCCTATGTTCCAAAATGTGGCTATATTCCGATACAATCCTCCTTTCCTGAAGCTATGGTTGTAACCGATTCGTCTGATACAGAAATTACATCTATAAAATTACCTTTCAAACCAGATGCTATAGGAATTGGGCCTGGGCTAGGTACCTCAGGAAAAACAATAGCCAGCCTTAAATCTTTTTTAAGTGAAGCAAAGATTCCATTGGTTATAGATGCTGATATGATTAACATTTTAGCTGAAAATGAAGATTTATTAAAGTTGGTGCCAGAAAATTCAATTTTCACACCACATCCCGGGGAATTAAAACGATTAATCGGTGAATGGAAAGACGATTTTGAGAAAATAGAAAAATCCAAAGCTTTTTCAAGAAAAACGAATGCGATTATCCTTATCAAAGGAGCCCATACAATGATTGTTAAAGGAGAAAGTCTATTTATTAATTCAACTGGAAATCAAGGTATGGCAACTGCAGGGGCGGGGGATGTTTTAACTGGAATTATTACAGGTTTGATAGGACAAAAATATGACCCTTTACAAGCCGCATTATTTGGTGTTTATTTACATGGTAAGGCTGCAGATATAGTGGTTGAAAAAACTGGCTACCAAAGCTTAATTGCTAGCGATATTATTAGAGGGATACCAAAAGCCTATCTAGATTTATTTCAGTCACCACAACAATCTGAAGGAGCTGATGGTTCTGAAGATAGGTCTCAAAAAGGTTCAGACGAGGAGGAATAAAAAAAGGTCGCTTTTTGCGACCTTTTATTTTTTGATTTACCATTGACTAGATTCCTAGACCATCAAACATTTCAACCAATTTTGGATTTGAAGGGCGAGGTGCATCTGCACTTACAATATTTCCTTGTGGGTCTACCAAAATAAATCTAGGAATACCTTCTATGGCATATTCTTTTACGAATTTAGAATTCCAATCATTGTCGGCAAACAACTGAGTACCACCTAAATTTTCCGATTTTACCATTTCCACCCATTTACTATGGTCTGAAGCTTTATCTATTGAAGTGCTTACAAACTCAATGTTCTTTCCATGATATTTCTTCTCGACTTCTTTGAGTGAAGGGATTTCTTTTTTACAAGGTCCACACCAAGTTGCCCAAACATCGATATACACGTACTTACCTTTAAGATCAGCCAAGGACATTGTACCGCCCTTATGATTTTCATAATCAACAAATTGAGGCGAAGGATTACCTTTGGTTAGACCTTTAAATTTATTGTAGTTATTTTCTAGCTTAGTTTTAAGTTCCTCATTAGTAACTAAACTTTGGAAATAGTCATGAACTTCTTTCATATTGGGATTTCCTGGAGACATAACAACAGCACCAATATAACCGATAGCATCATTTCTTAAAGCTGGAATTTGAACAGAATCTAATGTTCTCAACTGCTCAACGCTTGCGGTTTGGTAGTTATCTCCTAAGGTTTCAAAAATCTCATTCATAACTGAAGAATAAGCCATTTGTTTGTAGGCTTGAGAATTCTGATAACTATCAGCATCATTAAATTCCATGTTCTTAACCTCTGCAGGTATAAAGTTTTCAGATACTTTGAAATCATTGTTTTTTGAGAAATAACGGTGATTTCTTTCGTAGTTCTGTAAATAAGAATATTTGTCGAAAACTAAATTTTTTGATTCCGTTTGAAGGAAATGTTCGTCTAAATCCTCAATGGCATTTAATCTTCCTTTATGTAAATTTTCAATTTCATTTAATTTAGAAGCATAGGCATTTTCATCCATCGAGTAAAATTCTTGTGAATTTTTATAAATGATAGAATCTGTAAGAACCATTTTCTCCGCCAAATAATTATTCTCTTTTGAACCATTACCTTCATACTTTAAGGATGCGTCAAAGTTTTGAGTGTCTAGGGAAAATTTTAAATCTTGACCATTTTTTAAATAGATGTTTGTCATCTCACGGCCATGAACAAGAGTATAAATACCAGGAGAATTAATTGATAGTGTATCGGTAAAACTACCATCTGTATTAAGGGTGATTTCTTCTTTTAAATCCCCTCCAGAAATTGTAACCTTATCATTGACCGGATTGCTGATTTGTCCATTTAAAACAGCATATTCAGGAGTTTTTGCCTCTTCCTTGCAAGACATGAATAATACAAGCAATGCAAGTGAAACGAAATATTTCATAAGTTAAAAATTTAATTAGTGCGCAAAATTAATGTAACCGTTGCGTTAAATCCAAAGCTTTAGCAATAATTTACAATTATAGCCTTCTTTTAACTTAGTTTTTTTCGCCATGCATTGGAATTATTTGCAATGCCCAATCTGTAGCTTCTTGGACAGTATTGAAAAATTTATATGGCTTATTTGTGAAATTTGAAACCAAATCATTGTCACCTTCAGAGATTGCCTCAGTTCCAACGACGGCAAACCCTTTTAAATTTTTAATTGCATGAGTTTCAAAATAAACCAAGGGTTCTACCGAATAGTTAAAGGATCTTTTTGAAATGTAAACAAATGGTTGATTTCGGTAATAAGTATCTACTATATTTTTAAGCAGGTCTATATGAGTCGTAGAAATATTGATACCCTCATCTATTTCCACAATTAGATAAATATCATATATATGTACGGTGCAAAAATTAAACCTTAGAATATCCGTCATACCTAAAATTAAAAAACTTTAAGGTATAATCAAAAAACAACCCCCTCGTTATGAGGGGGTTAATTTTATTTAAGACTCTGTTTGTGTTTTCGGTTTTTCAATCTTCACCTCGAGTTCATCAGCTTCTTTATTCAGATCCATTTTAATAGTATCTCCCTCTTGAAGTTTAGAACTTATGATCTCTTCAGCAAGTACATCCTCAATATACTTCTGTATAGCCCTTTTTAATGGACGAGCGCCATATTGTTGGTCAAAACCTTTATCTGCAATATAATCTTTAGCCGGCTTAGAAAGTTTTAATTCGTATCCAAGATTCTTTATACGATCGATTAATTTGCTTAATTCAATATCAATAATCTTATTTATATCTTCTTTGTCAAGAGTATTAAAGACCATTACATCATCAATTCTATTTAAGAACTCTGGAGCAAATGCTTTTTTCAACGCATTTTCTATAATACTTCTAGAATTATCTGTTGCTTGGGCAGCTCTTGCCGAAGTTCCGAAACCTACCCCTTGGCCAAAATCTTTCAATTTTCTGGCTCCAATATTAGAAGTC belongs to Aegicerativicinus sediminis and includes:
- a CDS encoding NAD(P)H-hydrate dehydratase, producing the protein MKIFSKEQIYEGDKLTAERQNISSTDLMERAGKQIFQWLDIRMQGAQVPIHIFCGIGNNGGDGLVLGRHLITHGYNVIVYIVNYSDKRSKDFLINYERIKSVSKSWPIVIEKEDQFPQIGNDDIIVDAVFGIGLNRPATNWVQHLFQHFRSSGAFTLSVDIPSGMYTDKVPDRPGGVVWANHTLSFQSPKLVFFLPDTQQYTRNWEVLDIGIDQKFLIESQPEAELIGKVEVLSFYKPRDKFSFKNNFGHCIIIGGSYGKIGAVLLSSRAVMASGAGLVSAYVPKCGYIPIQSSFPEAMVVTDSSDTEITSIKLPFKPDAIGIGPGLGTSGKTIASLKSFLSEAKIPLVIDADMINILAENEDLLKLVPENSIFTPHPGELKRLIGEWKDDFEKIEKSKAFSRKTNAIILIKGAHTMIVKGESLFINSTGNQGMATAGAGDVLTGIITGLIGQKYDPLQAALFGVYLHGKAADIVVEKTGYQSLIASDIIRGIPKAYLDLFQSPQQSEGADGSEDRSQKGSDEEE
- a CDS encoding TlpA family protein disulfide reductase yields the protein MKYFVSLALLVLFMSCKEEAKTPEYAVLNGQISNPVNDKVTISGGDLKEEITLNTDGSFTDTLSINSPGIYTLVHGREMTNIYLKNGQDLKFSLDTQNFDASLKYEGNGSKENNYLAEKMVLTDSIIYKNSQEFYSMDENAYASKLNEIENLHKGRLNAIEDLDEHFLQTESKNLVFDKYSYLQNYERNHRYFSKNNDFKVSENFIPAEVKNMEFNDADSYQNSQAYKQMAYSSVMNEIFETLGDNYQTASVEQLRTLDSVQIPALRNDAIGYIGAVVMSPGNPNMKEVHDYFQSLVTNEELKTKLENNYNKFKGLTKGNPSPQFVDYENHKGGTMSLADLKGKYVYIDVWATWCGPCKKEIPSLKEVEKKYHGKNIEFVSTSIDKASDHSKWVEMVKSENLGGTQLFADNDWNSKFVKEYAIEGIPRFILVDPQGNIVSADAPRPSNPKLVEMFDGLGI